One window of Silvimonas iriomotensis genomic DNA carries:
- the rpoS gene encoding RNA polymerase sigma factor RpoS codes for MNDQIDILEDEALLEEEDLESIENEAEGEGEAEAAAAEEADAPVYESTGDVTQIYLNEIGHSPLLTPDEERALARRVVQGDFQARQKMIEHNLRLVVNIAKHYINRGMTLLDLIEEGNIGLMHALEKFDPERGFRFSTYATWWIRQSIERAIMNQSRTIRLPVHVIKELNVYLRAQRHLEARMGHEPTVEEVAALVGKPVEDVRRVMGLNERVASLDAPLDIDPMLTIGESIPDEQHEGPETLLQNMEIERYVREWLKQLNDKQRMVIERRYGLNGYEICTLEDLAASLNLTRERVRQIQIEALEQLRRILRRYGVTRDVVL; via the coding sequence CGAAGCGTTACTTGAGGAAGAAGACCTCGAGTCAATCGAGAATGAAGCAGAAGGGGAAGGTGAGGCGGAGGCTGCAGCTGCCGAGGAAGCAGACGCTCCTGTCTATGAAAGCACTGGCGATGTCACTCAGATCTATCTGAATGAGATCGGCCATAGCCCGTTGTTGACGCCGGATGAAGAGCGCGCCCTGGCTCGTCGCGTGGTACAGGGTGATTTCCAGGCCCGGCAAAAGATGATCGAGCACAATTTGCGGCTCGTGGTGAACATCGCCAAGCACTACATCAACCGTGGCATGACGCTGCTTGACCTCATTGAGGAAGGCAACATCGGTCTGATGCATGCGCTGGAGAAGTTTGACCCGGAACGCGGGTTCCGTTTTTCGACCTACGCCACCTGGTGGATTCGCCAGAGTATCGAGCGCGCGATCATGAATCAGTCGCGCACGATCCGCCTGCCGGTGCACGTCATCAAGGAACTCAACGTTTATCTGCGCGCACAGCGCCACCTGGAAGCCCGCATGGGCCATGAACCGACGGTGGAAGAGGTGGCAGCGCTGGTTGGCAAGCCGGTGGAAGATGTACGCCGGGTCATGGGTCTGAACGAGCGGGTGGCATCGCTGGATGCGCCGCTGGATATCGACCCGATGCTGACCATTGGCGAATCGATTCCGGACGAGCAGCACGAAGGCCCTGAAACACTGCTGCAGAACATGGAAATCGAGCGCTATGTCCGCGAGTGGCTCAAGCAGCTCAACGACAAGCAACGCATGGTTATCGAGCGTCGTTACGGTTTGAACGGGTACGAAATCTGCACCCTGGAAGACCTGGCGGCCAGCCTGAATCTGACCCGCGAACGCGTGCGCCAGATCCAGATTGAAGCGCTCGAGCAACTGCGCCGCATTCTGCGTCGCTACGGTGTCACGCGCGACGTGGTGCTCTGA